A region of Vigna radiata var. radiata cultivar VC1973A chromosome 6, Vradiata_ver6, whole genome shotgun sequence DNA encodes the following proteins:
- the LOC106764922 gene encoding galactokinase-like isoform X3 — protein sequence MAKHEDLPIPIYDNLELVYGGGSALEEAQLRXDNLKSKFFEVFSHYPQVFARSPGRVNLIGEHIDYEGYSVLPMAIRQDTIVAIRKNEAEKVLRIGNVNGEKYSVCTYPADPLQEIDLKNHKWGHYFICGYKGFYDYAKLKGVDVGEPVGLDVLVDGTVPTGSGLSSSAAFVCSSTIAIMAAFDVNFPKKELAQVTCACERHIGTQSGGMDQAISVMAKTGFAELIDFNPIRTTDVQLPAGGTFVIAHSLAESQKAVTAATNYNNRVLECRLSSIVLAIKLGMDPKEAISKVSTLSDVEGLCVTFAGIHNSSDPVLAVKEYLKEEPYTAEEIEEVVGEKLTSFLGNSAAYLEVLKAAKQYKLHQRAAHVYSEAKRVHAFKDVVSSDLSDEDKLKRLGDLMNESHHSCSVLYECSCPXLEELVNVCRNNGALGARLTGAGWGGCAVALVKENIVPQFILNLKECFYQSRIDKGVIKKNDLGLYVFASKPSSGAAIFKF from the exons ATGGCGAAGCACGAGGATCTTCCGATCCCNATTTACGATAACCTAGAGTTGGTTTATGGGGGCGGTTCAGCACTCGAAGAAGCTCAGCTTCGTTTNGATAATTTGAAGTCCAAATTCTTCGAAGTCTTCAGTCATTATCCTCAAGTCTTCGCTCGATCACCTG GGAGAGTGAACTTGATTGGAGAGCACATTGATTATGAGGGTTATTCGGTGTTGCCTATGGCTATTCGGCAAGATACGATCGTGGCAATTCGGAAAAACGAAGCGGAAAAGGTTCTCAGGATTGGTAACGTGAACGGTGAAAAATATTCTGTTTGTACTTATCCTGCTGATCCTCTCCAG GAAATCGACTTGAAGAATCACAAATGGGgccattattttatttgtgg GTACAAAGGTTTCTATGACTATGCAAAACTGAAAGGAGTGGATGTTGGCGAACCTGTTGGGCTTGATGTTCTTGTTGATGGAACAGTGCCAACAG GTTCTGGGCTATCAAGCTCTGCAGCGTTTGTCTGCTCATCCACAATTGCTATTATGGCTGCTTTTGATGTGAACTTCCCAAAG AAAGAACTTGCACAAGTTACATGTGCTTGTGAACGACATATTGGTACACAATCTGGTGGAATGGATCAg GCAATCTCTGTCATGGCCAAGACTGGCTTTGCAGAGCTGATTGATTTCAACCCAATTCGTACAACAGATGTGCAACTTCCTGCTGGTGGAACTTTTGTGATAGCTCATTCTCTGGCAGAGTCTCAGAAGGCTGTTACTGCTGCGACAAATTACAACAATAGGGTTCTTGAGTGCCGTTTGTCTTCT ATTGTTCTAGCTATAAAGCTAGGAATGGATCCAAAAGAGGCAATATCAAAAGTGAGCACACTGTCTGATGTTGAAGGTTTATGTGTGACATTTGCTGGTATACATAACTCATCTGATCCTGTACTTGCTGTAAAG GAATATTTGAAAGAAGAACCATATACAGCggaagaaattgaagaagttGTTGGGGAAAAGCTTACCTCATTTTTGGGCAACAGTGCAGCTTATTTAGAAGTCTTAAAAGCTGCAAAGCAATACAAGTTGCATCAG AGAGCTGCTCACGTGTATTCAGAAGCAAAGAGGGTACATGCTTTCAAGGATGTCGTATCCTCAGATCTAAG CGACGAGGACAAGCTAAAGAGGCTTGGTGACCTTATGAACGAGAGTCATCATAGCTGCAGCGTTTTATATGAGTGCAG CTGTCCAGANTTGGAAGAACTTGTAAATGTTTGTCGTAACAATGGTGCTCTCGGGGCTAGGCTTACTGGAGCTGGATGGGGTGGTTGTGCAGTTGCTTTGGTGAAGGAGAACATAGTTCCACAATTTATCCTTAATTTAaag GAATGCTTCTATCAGTCTAGGATAGACAAGGGCGTTATTAAGAAGAACGATCTTGGCCTTTATGTATTTGCTTCCAAGCCATCAAGTGGTGCtgctatattcaaattttag
- the LOC106764922 gene encoding galactokinase-like isoform X2 has translation MEACDIQKLKNERGMAKHEDLPIPIYDNLELVYGGGSALEEAQLRXDNLKSKFFEVFSHYPQVFARSPGRVNLIGEHIDYEGYSVLPMAIRQDTIVAIRKNEAEKVLRIGNVNGEKYSVCTYPADPLQEIDLKNHKWGHYFICGYKGFYDYAKLKGVDVGEPVGLDVLVDGTVPTGSGLSSSAAFVCSSTIAIMAAFDVNFPKKELAQVTCACERHIGTQSGGMDQAISVMAKTGFAELIDFNPIRTTDVQLPAGGTFVIAHSLAESQKAVTAATNYNNRVLECRLSSIVLAIKLGMDPKEAISKVSTLSDVEGLCVTFAGIHNSSDPVLAVKEYLKEEPYTAEEIEEVVGEKLTSFLGNSAAYLEVLKAAKQYKLHQRAAHVYSEAKRVHAFKDVVSSDLSDEDKLKRLGDLMNESHHSCSVLYECSCPXLEELVNVCRNNGALGARLTGAGWGGCAVALVKENIVPQFILNLKECFYQSRIDKGVIKKNDLGLYLFASKPSSGAAIFKF, from the exons ATGGAAGCCTGTGACATACAAAAA TTGAAGAACGAAAGAGGAATGGCGAAGCACGAGGATCTTCCGATCCCNATTTACGATAACCTAGAGTTGGTTTATGGGGGCGGTTCAGCACTCGAAGAAGCTCAGCTTCGTTTNGATAATTTGAAGTCCAAATTCTTCGAAGTCTTCAGTCATTATCCTCAAGTCTTCGCTCGATCACCTG GGAGAGTGAACTTGATTGGAGAGCACATTGATTATGAGGGTTATTCGGTGTTGCCTATGGCTATTCGGCAAGATACGATCGTGGCAATTCGGAAAAACGAAGCGGAAAAGGTTCTCAGGATTGGTAACGTGAACGGTGAAAAATATTCTGTTTGTACTTATCCTGCTGATCCTCTCCAG GAAATCGACTTGAAGAATCACAAATGGGgccattattttatttgtgg GTACAAAGGTTTCTATGACTATGCAAAACTGAAAGGAGTGGATGTTGGCGAACCTGTTGGGCTTGATGTTCTTGTTGATGGAACAGTGCCAACAG GTTCTGGGCTATCAAGCTCTGCAGCGTTTGTCTGCTCATCCACAATTGCTATTATGGCTGCTTTTGATGTGAACTTCCCAAAG AAAGAACTTGCACAAGTTACATGTGCTTGTGAACGACATATTGGTACACAATCTGGTGGAATGGATCAg GCAATCTCTGTCATGGCCAAGACTGGCTTTGCAGAGCTGATTGATTTCAACCCAATTCGTACAACAGATGTGCAACTTCCTGCTGGTGGAACTTTTGTGATAGCTCATTCTCTGGCAGAGTCTCAGAAGGCTGTTACTGCTGCGACAAATTACAACAATAGGGTTCTTGAGTGCCGTTTGTCTTCT ATTGTTCTAGCTATAAAGCTAGGAATGGATCCAAAAGAGGCAATATCAAAAGTGAGCACACTGTCTGATGTTGAAGGTTTATGTGTGACATTTGCTGGTATACATAACTCATCTGATCCTGTACTTGCTGTAAAG GAATATTTGAAAGAAGAACCATATACAGCggaagaaattgaagaagttGTTGGGGAAAAGCTTACCTCATTTTTGGGCAACAGTGCAGCTTATTTAGAAGTCTTAAAAGCTGCAAAGCAATACAAGTTGCATCAG AGAGCTGCTCACGTGTATTCAGAAGCAAAGAGGGTACATGCTTTCAAGGATGTCGTATCCTCAGATCTAAG CGACGAGGACAAGCTAAAGAGGCTTGGTGACCTTATGAACGAGAGTCATCATAGCTGCAGCGTTTTATATGAGTGCAG CTGTCCAGANTTGGAAGAACTTGTAAATGTTTGTCGTAACAATGGTGCTCTCGGGGCTAGGCTTACTGGAGCTGGATGGGGTGGTTGTGCAGTTGCTTTGGTGAAGGAGAACATAGTTCCACAATTTATCCTTAATTTAaag
- the LOC106764922 gene encoding galactokinase-like isoform X1, translating into MEACDIQKLKNERGMAKHEDLPIPIYDNLELVYGGGSALEEAQLRXDNLKSKFFEVFSHYPQVFARSPGRVNLIGEHIDYEGYSVLPMAIRQDTIVAIRKNEAEKVLRIGNVNGEKYSVCTYPADPLQEIDLKNHKWGHYFICGYKGFYDYAKLKGVDVGEPVGLDVLVDGTVPTGSGLSSSAAFVCSSTIAIMAAFDVNFPKKELAQVTCACERHIGTQSGGMDQAISVMAKTGFAELIDFNPIRTTDVQLPAGGTFVIAHSLAESQKAVTAATNYNNRVLECRLSSIVLAIKLGMDPKEAISKVSTLSDVEGLCVTFAGIHNSSDPVLAVKEYLKEEPYTAEEIEEVVGEKLTSFLGNSAAYLEVLKAAKQYKLHQRAAHVYSEAKRVHAFKDVVSSDLSDEDKLKRLGDLMNESHHSCSVLYECSCPXLEELVNVCRNNGALGARLTGAGWGGCAVALVKENIVPQFILNLKECFYQSRIDKGVIKKNDLGLYVFASKPSSGAAIFKF; encoded by the exons ATGGAAGCCTGTGACATACAAAAA TTGAAGAACGAAAGAGGAATGGCGAAGCACGAGGATCTTCCGATCCCNATTTACGATAACCTAGAGTTGGTTTATGGGGGCGGTTCAGCACTCGAAGAAGCTCAGCTTCGTTTNGATAATTTGAAGTCCAAATTCTTCGAAGTCTTCAGTCATTATCCTCAAGTCTTCGCTCGATCACCTG GGAGAGTGAACTTGATTGGAGAGCACATTGATTATGAGGGTTATTCGGTGTTGCCTATGGCTATTCGGCAAGATACGATCGTGGCAATTCGGAAAAACGAAGCGGAAAAGGTTCTCAGGATTGGTAACGTGAACGGTGAAAAATATTCTGTTTGTACTTATCCTGCTGATCCTCTCCAG GAAATCGACTTGAAGAATCACAAATGGGgccattattttatttgtgg GTACAAAGGTTTCTATGACTATGCAAAACTGAAAGGAGTGGATGTTGGCGAACCTGTTGGGCTTGATGTTCTTGTTGATGGAACAGTGCCAACAG GTTCTGGGCTATCAAGCTCTGCAGCGTTTGTCTGCTCATCCACAATTGCTATTATGGCTGCTTTTGATGTGAACTTCCCAAAG AAAGAACTTGCACAAGTTACATGTGCTTGTGAACGACATATTGGTACACAATCTGGTGGAATGGATCAg GCAATCTCTGTCATGGCCAAGACTGGCTTTGCAGAGCTGATTGATTTCAACCCAATTCGTACAACAGATGTGCAACTTCCTGCTGGTGGAACTTTTGTGATAGCTCATTCTCTGGCAGAGTCTCAGAAGGCTGTTACTGCTGCGACAAATTACAACAATAGGGTTCTTGAGTGCCGTTTGTCTTCT ATTGTTCTAGCTATAAAGCTAGGAATGGATCCAAAAGAGGCAATATCAAAAGTGAGCACACTGTCTGATGTTGAAGGTTTATGTGTGACATTTGCTGGTATACATAACTCATCTGATCCTGTACTTGCTGTAAAG GAATATTTGAAAGAAGAACCATATACAGCggaagaaattgaagaagttGTTGGGGAAAAGCTTACCTCATTTTTGGGCAACAGTGCAGCTTATTTAGAAGTCTTAAAAGCTGCAAAGCAATACAAGTTGCATCAG AGAGCTGCTCACGTGTATTCAGAAGCAAAGAGGGTACATGCTTTCAAGGATGTCGTATCCTCAGATCTAAG CGACGAGGACAAGCTAAAGAGGCTTGGTGACCTTATGAACGAGAGTCATCATAGCTGCAGCGTTTTATATGAGTGCAG CTGTCCAGANTTGGAAGAACTTGTAAATGTTTGTCGTAACAATGGTGCTCTCGGGGCTAGGCTTACTGGAGCTGGATGGGGTGGTTGTGCAGTTGCTTTGGTGAAGGAGAACATAGTTCCACAATTTATCCTTAATTTAaag GAATGCTTCTATCAGTCTAGGATAGACAAGGGCGTTATTAAGAAGAACGATCTTGGCCTTTATGTATTTGCTTCCAAGCCATCAAGTGGTGCtgctatattcaaattttag
- the LOC106763788 gene encoding peroxidase 40-like — protein sequence MQLVLLCLVMLMLTPAFATTPNDAYGGDPGCPLGSGIYRHTCQEAKAIIFYWVEQAVSEDSRMGCDASVLMDDTQDFVGEKTVGPNLNSFRGFEVIAKSNLSWNYSIHRLSLVLTYWQLLQEIQFFCRITMSQSGGPTWEVQMGRKDNITASKDAANNNIPSPNSIVDVLVTKFENLGLTLKDMVALSGSDNGNIVAHLDLATPATFDNQYFVNLLSGEGLLPSDQTLVNGNDQTRQIVENYVENPLAFFEDFKHSMLKMGNLGSPSNGQIRRDCRTVN from the exons ATGCAATTAGTACTATTGTGTCTAGTGATGCTTATGCTCACTCCAGCCTTTGCAACCACCCCGAATGATGCCTATGGTGGTGATCCTGGTTGTCCATTAGGGAGTGGCATATACCGCCACACTTGCCAAGAGGCTAAGGCTATTATCTTCTATTGGGTGGAGCAGGCAGTGTCTGAAGACTCGAGAATG GGTTGTGATGCTTCAGTCTTGATGGATGACACACAGGACTTTGTTGGTGAGAAAACTGTCGGTCCAAATTTGAATTCTTTCAGAGGATTTGAAGTGATCGCAAAATCAAATCTGAGCTGGAACTACTCTATCCACAGACTGTCTCTTGTGCTGACATACTGGCAACTGCTGCAAGAGATTCAGTTCTTCTG TCGAATTACTATGTCACAGTCAGGAGGTCCAACTTGGGAGGTGCAAATGGGAAGGAAAGATAACATTACTGCTAGTAAGGATGCAGCAAATAATAACATCCCAAGTCCAAACTCCATTGTTGATGTGCTGGTAACCAAGTTCGAGAATTTAGGCCTTACACTTAAAGACATGGTTGCCCTTTCAG GGTCAGATAATGGTAACATAGTTGCACATCTTGACTTGGCTACACCTGCTACCTTTGATAACCAATACTTCGTTAATCTTCTCTCTGGGGAGGGATTGCTCCCATCAGACCAGACTCTTGTGAATGGAAATGATCAGACACGACAAATTGTGGAAAACTATGTAGAGAACCCATTAGCTTTCTTTGAAGACTTCAAGCATTCAATGTTGAAAATGGGAAACTTGGGATCACCAAGTAATGGCCAGATTCGTAGGGACTGCCGAACTGTTAACTAG